In Ruminiclostridium papyrosolvens DSM 2782, the following proteins share a genomic window:
- the pyk gene encoding pyruvate kinase — protein sequence MRRTKIICTLGPASDNGDVLRNMMLGGMNLARLNFSHGTHEEHKKRADLVKKIREELNLPIPLLLDTKGPEIRTGKFKDNQVTLVENDEFILVNKDVTGDETKCTITYKELYKDVSKGSKILINDGLVELEVTDIKDKDIYCRVLNGGVVGNHKGINVPGAEIRLPALTKQDIDDIKFGIENDFDIIAASFVRKAADVVEIRKVLEKNGGKDILIIAKIENREGIKNFNDILKVSDGIMVARGDLGVEIPVEEVPIVQKNIIEKCYQTGKPVITATQMLDSMIRNPRPTRAEASDVANAIFDGTSCVMLSGETAAGKYPLETIEVMARIAEKAERSMDYWKRFTAARSEFNSSVTNAISHATCTTALDLKASAIITVTQSGHTARMIARFRPACPIIATTANPKVQRQLNLSWGVLPYLVGVANTTDEMFDNGVEKALESGLVKNGDLAVITAGMPAGISGTTNTLKVHIVGKVLVQGVGIGTACATGELCVAQNAKEAMDKFSDGNILVVPFTDNSMLPIIKRASAIVVEEPGQSCHTATVGLALDIPVVVGADNATKILKSGSVVTIDSERGLIIRCN from the coding sequence ATGAGGAGAACAAAAATAATTTGTACATTAGGGCCTGCTTCTGATAATGGAGACGTATTAAGGAATATGATGCTTGGCGGAATGAATCTGGCAAGATTGAATTTTTCCCACGGAACACATGAAGAACATAAAAAGAGGGCAGACTTAGTAAAGAAAATAAGAGAAGAACTTAATCTTCCAATACCTTTATTGCTTGATACAAAAGGGCCTGAAATCAGAACCGGTAAGTTTAAGGACAATCAGGTTACACTTGTAGAAAATGATGAATTTATACTTGTTAACAAGGATGTAACAGGTGATGAGACAAAGTGTACGATTACCTACAAGGAGCTGTACAAGGACGTTTCAAAAGGAAGCAAGATACTTATTAACGATGGTTTGGTTGAACTTGAAGTTACCGATATAAAGGATAAAGATATTTACTGCAGGGTTCTTAATGGTGGTGTGGTAGGGAATCACAAGGGAATAAATGTCCCCGGTGCGGAAATTAGACTGCCGGCATTGACAAAACAGGATATTGACGATATAAAGTTCGGTATAGAGAACGACTTTGATATTATAGCTGCCTCATTTGTCAGAAAAGCTGCCGATGTTGTGGAAATAAGGAAGGTGCTTGAAAAGAATGGCGGCAAGGATATATTGATAATAGCAAAAATTGAGAATAGAGAAGGTATTAAGAACTTCAACGATATTCTCAAGGTTTCTGACGGAATAATGGTAGCAAGAGGAGACCTTGGAGTAGAGATACCAGTAGAAGAGGTTCCGATTGTCCAAAAGAACATTATAGAAAAATGTTATCAGACGGGTAAACCTGTTATAACTGCTACACAGATGCTTGACTCTATGATTAGAAATCCAAGGCCTACAAGAGCCGAAGCAAGTGACGTTGCAAATGCTATTTTTGACGGAACAAGCTGCGTAATGCTTTCAGGAGAAACAGCTGCAGGTAAGTATCCTCTTGAAACCATTGAAGTAATGGCAAGGATTGCCGAGAAGGCAGAAAGATCCATGGATTACTGGAAGAGATTTACTGCTGCACGTTCAGAATTTAATTCCAGCGTTACAAACGCTATCAGTCATGCAACCTGTACCACCGCTCTGGACTTAAAGGCTTCTGCAATAATAACTGTTACACAGTCCGGACATACAGCAAGAATGATTGCCAGATTCCGCCCTGCATGCCCGATAATTGCAACAACAGCAAATCCAAAGGTGCAAAGACAGTTGAATTTGTCTTGGGGAGTACTGCCATATCTGGTAGGGGTTGCAAATACGACGGATGAAATGTTTGATAACGGTGTTGAAAAGGCATTGGAATCAGGCCTTGTAAAAAACGGTGATTTGGCAGTAATTACAGCCGGTATGCCTGCAGGAATAAGCGGAACCACCAATACACTTAAAGTGCATATTGTGGGTAAAGTGTTGGTACAGGGTGTGGGAATCGGTACAGCTTGTGCGACAGGTGAATTATGTGTAGCACAGAATGCTAAAGAAGCAATGGATAAATTCAGCGATGGAAATATATTAGTTGTTCCGTTTACAGATAACTCAATGCTTCCGATAATAAAAAGAGCCTCTGCCATAGTTGTAGAAGAACCCGGACAGTCATGTCATACTGCAACAGTAGGTTTGGCACTGGATATACCTGTAGTAGTAGGGGCTGACAATGCTACTAAAATATTGAAATCCGGTTCAGTAGTAACAATTGATTCTGAAAGAGGTCTCATAATCAGATGTAATTGA
- the lon gene encoding endopeptidase La, giving the protein MADKSEKKQKKQLPLLPLRGLTVFPFMTLYFDVGRDKSIKALEEAMINDQLIFLVAQKDASADSPGADDIYSIGTVSKVKQLLKLQGDTIRVLVEGINRAEIKKIVQDDPFFIAEVVETRVEEEDFVENEVEALKRRLVSAFEDYVKLSGKVSPDTALSVVEISNISQVSDIIANNIPLKVEQKQAILSEFHPLRRVEKLLEILYQETEILEIEKDINSKVRKQIDKLQKEYYLREQMKAIQTELGDREGIAGEVEEYKDKLKSAGLPEEVEKKVHKELDRLLKMPQGSAEGGVIRTYLDWIFDLPWSKSTQEHIDLKSAEEILEKDHYGLTKVKERIIEYLAVQKLKNSLKGPILCLVGPPGVGKTSIAKSIAKALNRNYVRISLGGVKDESEIRGHRRTYVGSMPGRIISALKQAGSNNPLILLDEIDKMSSDFRGDPASAMLEVLDSEQNFAFRDHYMELPFNLSNALFLTTANTLDTIPRPLLDRMEIINLSSYTEEDKANIAMKYLLPKQIKLHGLTTKNIRLDEGTVRDIINYYTREAGVRNLEREIGSVCRKVAKVIVSESKKSVTVNRNNLEKFLGVKRFRFDYAGEKDEIGIATGLAWTPVGGDTLSIEVNLMQGNGKLELTGHLGDVMKESAKAAMSFIRSRCTELKIDEKFHEKNDIHIHVPEGAIPKDGPSAGITLATAMVSALSGLPVNRKVAMTGEITLRGRVLPIGGLKEKVLAAHRAGIETIILPVDNEKDIEEIPQNVRQSLNFICASEMNTVLENALVHKKEQ; this is encoded by the coding sequence ATGGCTGACAAAAGTGAAAAAAAACAGAAAAAGCAATTACCGCTGCTTCCGCTCAGAGGACTAACGGTTTTCCCTTTTATGACCTTGTACTTTGATGTAGGAAGGGATAAATCCATAAAGGCACTCGAAGAGGCAATGATCAATGACCAACTGATTTTTCTTGTTGCACAAAAAGATGCTTCGGCTGATTCTCCCGGTGCTGATGATATTTATTCAATCGGTACTGTATCAAAGGTTAAGCAATTACTTAAACTTCAGGGTGATACAATAAGAGTTCTTGTTGAAGGTATAAACAGGGCCGAAATAAAGAAAATTGTACAGGATGATCCTTTTTTCATTGCAGAAGTGGTTGAGACAAGGGTAGAAGAAGAGGACTTTGTCGAAAATGAAGTAGAGGCTTTGAAAAGAAGGTTGGTTTCAGCATTTGAGGATTATGTAAAACTTAGCGGAAAGGTTTCACCGGATACAGCTCTTTCGGTTGTGGAGATAAGCAATATAAGTCAGGTTTCTGATATAATAGCAAACAATATACCTCTGAAGGTTGAGCAGAAGCAGGCTATACTTTCAGAATTTCACCCTTTAAGAAGGGTTGAAAAACTACTGGAAATTCTATATCAGGAAACAGAAATACTTGAGATTGAAAAAGATATAAATTCCAAAGTAAGAAAGCAAATAGATAAGCTCCAGAAAGAGTACTATCTTCGCGAGCAAATGAAGGCTATTCAGACCGAGCTTGGCGACAGAGAGGGAATTGCCGGTGAGGTTGAGGAATACAAGGATAAACTTAAATCAGCGGGGCTTCCGGAAGAGGTTGAAAAGAAGGTTCACAAGGAATTGGACAGACTTTTAAAGATGCCTCAAGGCTCTGCCGAAGGCGGTGTAATCAGAACCTACCTTGATTGGATATTTGATTTGCCTTGGAGTAAATCAACACAAGAGCATATAGATTTGAAGAGTGCAGAAGAAATTCTGGAGAAAGACCATTACGGTCTCACAAAGGTCAAGGAAAGAATAATAGAATATTTGGCGGTTCAAAAGCTTAAGAACAGCCTGAAAGGCCCTATACTTTGTCTGGTAGGACCTCCAGGAGTCGGTAAGACATCCATCGCAAAGTCTATTGCAAAAGCTCTGAACAGGAACTATGTGCGTATTTCTTTAGGTGGTGTTAAGGATGAGTCTGAGATTAGAGGACACAGAAGGACCTATGTTGGTTCAATGCCCGGAAGAATTATTTCAGCCTTAAAACAGGCGGGCTCCAACAATCCTTTGATACTTCTGGATGAAATAGACAAAATGAGCAGCGATTTCAGGGGCGACCCTGCTTCTGCAATGCTGGAAGTACTGGATTCAGAACAAAACTTTGCTTTCAGAGACCACTATATGGAATTGCCGTTTAATCTGTCAAATGCATTGTTTCTGACTACTGCCAATACTTTGGATACAATACCGAGACCACTCCTTGACAGAATGGAGATAATAAATCTTTCAAGCTATACGGAAGAGGACAAGGCAAATATAGCTATGAAATATCTGCTTCCAAAGCAAATCAAGCTCCACGGTCTAACTACGAAAAATATAAGATTAGATGAAGGAACAGTTAGAGATATTATCAATTACTATACTCGTGAAGCAGGGGTAAGAAACCTCGAAAGAGAGATAGGTTCTGTTTGCAGAAAGGTTGCGAAGGTTATTGTATCTGAATCAAAAAAATCTGTAACCGTAAACAGAAATAATCTGGAGAAATTTCTTGGAGTTAAGAGATTCAGGTTTGATTATGCGGGGGAAAAGGATGAAATCGGTATTGCTACCGGTCTTGCATGGACCCCGGTGGGCGGAGATACACTTTCAATCGAAGTAAACCTTATGCAGGGTAACGGCAAGTTAGAGCTTACGGGGCATTTAGGTGACGTTATGAAAGAATCAGCGAAGGCTGCTATGAGTTTCATAAGGTCAAGATGCACTGAATTGAAGATAGATGAGAAATTTCACGAAAAGAATGATATACACATACATGTTCCCGAAGGTGCGATTCCCAAAGACGGACCTTCAGCCGGAATTACATTGGCAACGGCAATGGTATCAGCTTTGTCAGGATTACCGGTAAACAGAAAAGTAGCTATGACAGGCGAAATTACGTTAAGAGGCAGAGTTCTTCCAATAGGAGGGCTTAAAGAAAAGGTTCTGGCGGCACATAGAGCCGGGATTGAGACAATAATTCTTCCGGTGGACAATGAGAAAGATATTGAAGAAATACCTCAAAATGTAAGGCAGTCTCTGAATTTTATATGTGCGTCTGAAATGAATACAGTATTGGAAAATGCTCTTGTTCATAAAAAGGAGCAGTAA
- a CDS encoding adaptor protein MecA, protein MRIEKVNENVLRVTITLNDLEERNIDISSLNYNSPAAQELFWDMMERAEEEYGFASGDSQLVFEASPENEDGFVVTITKIDSDGEFESIQKYIKSKYKNSDLRQKKKKSKVCSTLNIYCFDSIEDLCQLAKRIYPLYNGESAVYRFKSSYYLLLAGSSSSPQLEVILEEYSDHVGNANFIEGYLNEYGERIIHENALETLNVYF, encoded by the coding sequence ATGAGAATAGAAAAAGTTAATGAAAATGTACTGAGGGTCACAATCACATTAAATGACCTGGAAGAAAGAAATATTGATATTTCTTCTCTGAATTATAATTCACCTGCCGCCCAGGAATTATTCTGGGATATGATGGAACGTGCCGAAGAAGAGTACGGGTTCGCATCAGGAGATTCTCAGTTGGTATTCGAAGCCTCTCCCGAAAACGAGGACGGATTTGTTGTAACAATAACCAAGATAGACTCGGATGGCGAATTTGAATCCATCCAAAAGTATATTAAAAGCAAGTATAAGAATTCTGATTTGAGGCAGAAAAAGAAAAAAAGCAAGGTTTGCTCTACTTTGAACATATACTGTTTTGATTCAATTGAAGACTTATGCCAGCTGGCAAAAAGGATTTATCCTCTGTACAACGGCGAAAGTGCTGTTTACAGGTTTAAAAGCAGCTATTACCTTTTGCTTGCCGGATCTTCATCCTCTCCTCAACTGGAGGTAATTCTGGAGGAGTATTCTGATCATGTGGGAAATGCCAACTTTATTGAAGGCTATCTCAATGAATACGGTGAAAGAATTATACATGAGAACGCTTTAGAAACTTTAAACGTTTATTTCTGA
- a CDS encoding SEC-C metal-binding domain-containing protein codes for MSIYEQWRDIADAERTPQENESFWKDYFLKEKDNYAYILGNNLKTLKGELKELASTFNMDDVTFTGFLDGINTSLTQEIDLESLEETTVLDAEIDYEKLYFNMLDAKAEWLYNLPEWEDILSAERRKEITTEYRKAGIASSNKVGRNDPCPCGSGKKYKKCCGK; via the coding sequence ATGTCGATATACGAACAGTGGAGAGATATTGCGGATGCTGAAAGAACTCCACAAGAAAATGAGTCTTTTTGGAAAGATTATTTTTTAAAGGAAAAAGATAACTACGCATATATATTAGGTAACAATTTGAAGACCTTGAAAGGTGAATTAAAAGAACTTGCAAGTACATTTAATATGGATGATGTTACATTTACAGGTTTCTTGGACGGAATAAATACCAGCCTTACACAAGAGATTGATCTTGAGTCTCTTGAAGAAACAACAGTTCTGGATGCTGAAATAGACTACGAGAAACTGTATTTTAATATGTTGGATGCAAAAGCAGAATGGTTATACAATCTGCCTGAATGGGAAGACATACTTTCTGCTGAAAGAAGAAAAGAAATTACCACTGAATACAGAAAGGCCGGAATTGCTTCAAGCAATAAAGTTGGCAGAAATGACCCCTGTCCTTGTGGAAGTGGGAAAAAATACAAGAAATGTTGCGGAAAGTAA
- the radC gene encoding RadC family protein codes for MDRLKIKELPICERPYEKMSEVGAECLSNAELLAIVIKTGTRAYTAVELAQKVLKLSQDGRLSSLNNLSIEQLMKVKGIGRVKAIQIKAVLEFSKRIATSNGVVRHFVKSADDVSNLMMEEMRYLKKEMFKAILLDTKNKVLKIVSISTGSLNASIVHPREVFSEAVKCGCNSIIFVHNHPSGDPTPSNEDVRTTDRLVNAGDILGIKVLDHIILGDGRYVSLKEKGFI; via the coding sequence ATGGATAGGTTAAAGATTAAAGAGCTTCCAATATGTGAGAGGCCTTACGAAAAAATGTCGGAAGTGGGGGCAGAGTGCCTGTCAAATGCCGAATTGCTTGCTATAGTAATTAAGACAGGAACCAGAGCCTACACGGCTGTAGAGCTTGCACAGAAGGTTTTAAAGCTTTCTCAGGACGGAAGACTTTCTTCCCTTAACAACCTCTCTATTGAACAGCTTATGAAAGTAAAGGGAATTGGTCGAGTAAAGGCGATTCAGATAAAAGCTGTACTTGAGTTTTCAAAAAGAATAGCAACGAGCAACGGAGTTGTACGACATTTTGTTAAAAGTGCCGATGATGTAAGTAATCTTATGATGGAAGAAATGCGATACTTGAAAAAGGAAATGTTCAAAGCTATTCTACTGGATACAAAAAATAAGGTGTTAAAAATAGTGAGTATTTCAACAGGCAGTTTGAATGCTTCCATTGTGCATCCCAGAGAGGTTTTCAGCGAAGCTGTGAAATGCGGCTGCAACAGTATTATATTTGTACATAATCATCCCAGTGGGGATCCTACACCCAGTAACGAAGATGTACGGACTACGGACAGACTTGTAAATGCAGGAGACATATTGGGTATAAAGGTATTGGACCATATTATACTGGGTGATGGAAGATATGTGAGTTTAAAAGAAAAAGGCTTTATTTAG
- a CDS encoding Maf family protein — translation MRSIVLASSSPRRKDLLNQIKLPFEIIPSELDENISSLIGTPAQKAEQLAYQKAKDVSGRVKTGLVLGADTIVVIDQEILGKPKDPEDAFLMLKKLSGREHEVVTGICLLDLDNNIELVQHETTIVQFIELDDEKITAYIKSGEAFDKAGSYAAQGIGAIFVKGIKGCYSNVVGLPLTRLSNMLEKLQESVI, via the coding sequence ATGAGAAGTATAGTACTGGCGTCATCGTCACCAAGAAGAAAAGATTTACTTAATCAGATAAAATTACCATTTGAAATTATTCCAAGTGAACTTGATGAGAATATAAGCAGTTTGATTGGTACTCCGGCCCAAAAAGCGGAACAGCTGGCATATCAAAAAGCGAAAGATGTGTCTGGCAGAGTGAAAACCGGTTTGGTTTTAGGTGCAGATACAATTGTAGTAATTGACCAAGAGATTTTGGGAAAGCCTAAAGACCCCGAAGATGCTTTTTTGATGCTCAAAAAACTTAGCGGCAGGGAACATGAGGTTGTTACGGGGATATGCTTACTAGACTTGGATAACAACATTGAGCTTGTACAACACGAAACCACCATTGTGCAATTTATAGAGCTGGATGATGAAAAAATCACAGCATATATTAAAAGCGGTGAGGCGTTTGATAAGGCAGGGTCTTATGCAGCTCAAGGAATAGGCGCAATATTTGTAAAGGGAATAAAAGGATGTTATTCAAATGTTGTAGGACTTCCCTTAACCAGATTGAGCAATATGCTGGAAAAGCTTCAGGAAAGTGTAATATAA
- a CDS encoding citrate/2-methylcitrate synthase produces MEKKLNDYIDKMVSAVDCTNRIDPEYFTKYSVKKGLRNSDGSGVLVGLTEIGEVHGYVMYEGERKEDEGRLVYRGIDVFELVRGFQQEKRFGFEEVCYLLLFGKLPNSSELTEFTDLLGGLRALPSGFTEDMILKAPSSDIMNKLARSVLVSYSYDEEPDGIDPRNLLRQSIELIARFPTMAAYGFQAKSHYYGGQSLYIHSPVPELSTAENILHMIRPDNKYTQSEAEILDLALVLHAEHGGGNNSTFAARVVSSTETDTYSAIAAAVGSLKGPKHGGANIKAMNMLTDIKEHVEDWADDDEIRGYLVKIINKEAYDGAGLIYGMGHAVYTLSDPRTILLKEKAHQLAIEKGREREFLLYDAVERIAPDVFAQAKGTTKNICANVDLYSGFVYDALGIPTELFTPLFAVARIVGWCAHRIEEVVCMQKIIRPAYKSISKPQKFLPIEDR; encoded by the coding sequence ATGGAAAAAAAATTAAATGATTACATTGATAAGATGGTAAGTGCAGTTGATTGTACAAACAGGATTGATCCCGAATATTTTACAAAATACAGCGTAAAAAAAGGACTTAGAAACAGCGATGGCTCCGGAGTTCTGGTTGGATTGACCGAAATTGGTGAAGTACATGGTTACGTTATGTACGAAGGTGAAAGAAAAGAAGACGAAGGCCGTCTTGTTTACAGAGGTATAGACGTATTTGAATTGGTAAGGGGATTTCAGCAGGAGAAAAGATTTGGTTTTGAAGAAGTATGCTATCTGCTGTTGTTCGGAAAGCTTCCAAATAGTAGTGAATTAACAGAATTTACTGATTTGTTGGGTGGATTAAGGGCATTACCGAGCGGCTTTACCGAGGATATGATATTAAAGGCACCAAGCTCAGATATAATGAATAAGCTTGCAAGAAGTGTACTTGTTTCTTATTCATATGATGAGGAGCCGGATGGTATAGACCCCAGAAATCTTTTGAGACAGAGTATTGAGCTGATAGCAAGATTTCCTACAATGGCAGCATACGGATTCCAGGCAAAGTCCCATTACTATGGAGGGCAGAGCCTGTATATACATAGTCCTGTTCCTGAGTTGTCAACAGCTGAAAATATACTGCATATGATTAGGCCGGATAATAAATATACGCAGTCCGAGGCTGAAATACTTGACTTGGCTCTTGTACTTCACGCAGAGCATGGAGGAGGAAACAACTCGACTTTTGCAGCAAGAGTAGTTTCTTCTACGGAAACTGATACTTACTCAGCCATTGCTGCTGCAGTTGGTTCTCTGAAAGGGCCGAAACACGGCGGAGCCAACATTAAAGCAATGAATATGCTTACAGATATAAAGGAACATGTTGAAGACTGGGCAGATGATGATGAAATCAGAGGCTATCTGGTAAAGATAATCAACAAGGAAGCCTATGACGGCGCAGGTCTCATATATGGAATGGGTCATGCCGTATATACTTTGTCAGACCCAAGAACAATACTGTTAAAAGAAAAGGCGCATCAATTGGCAATTGAAAAAGGAAGGGAAAGAGAATTCCTGCTTTACGATGCTGTTGAAAGAATTGCACCTGATGTATTTGCACAGGCAAAGGGCACAACTAAAAATATTTGTGCCAATGTTGACCTTTACTCAGGCTTCGTATATGATGCACTGGGAATTCCGACAGAGCTGTTCACACCATTATTTGCAGTTGCCAGAATAGTTGGCTGGTGTGCCCACAGAATAGAAGAAGTAGTATGTATGCAAAAGATAATAAGACCTGCATACAAGAGTATTTCAAAGCCGCAAAAATTCTTGCCTATAGAAGATAGATAA
- a CDS encoding DUF4397 domain-containing protein: MDYDFFDINQTESLRQVPGISYIRLFHASPGTPAADVYANNKLIAGGLSYGQFTEYMPLAKGTYNIEVYPAGQKNTPILRINLPISDKQVFTLAVIGILPRIGILPVEDEYETLAPGRVNIRFANLSPNSGNLDLVLRGGPAVFTNIGYTEVSDYRSFPPGRYNFFVRPSNSTTNLLLVPVNLLPRRNLTFYFVGSQGIPPGLQVYIPMDGTTYLRG; this comes from the coding sequence ATGGATTATGACTTTTTTGACATTAATCAGACAGAGAGTCTGAGACAAGTGCCCGGTATTTCATATATCAGGCTGTTTCACGCTTCTCCGGGAACTCCTGCTGCTGATGTTTATGCTAATAACAAACTTATTGCCGGAGGACTTTCTTACGGACAGTTTACTGAATACATGCCATTAGCTAAAGGTACTTATAATATTGAGGTTTACCCTGCCGGACAAAAGAACACTCCAATACTGAGAATAAATCTACCCATCTCCGATAAACAGGTATTTACTCTTGCAGTAATCGGTATCCTTCCAAGAATAGGAATTCTGCCTGTTGAAGATGAATATGAGACCCTTGCCCCGGGCAGAGTCAATATCAGGTTTGCCAATCTCTCACCTAATTCCGGCAACCTCGATCTTGTATTAAGGGGAGGCCCGGCAGTATTTACAAACATAGGCTACACAGAAGTTTCCGATTACAGGAGCTTCCCTCCGGGAAGATATAACTTTTTTGTCAGGCCGTCCAACTCCACAACCAATCTCTTACTTGTGCCTGTAAATCTTCTTCCGAGAAGAAATCTGACCTTCTACTTTGTTGGAAGTCAAGGTATTCCACCCGGACTGCAAGTATACATCCCAATGGACGGTACTACTTACCTGAGAGGGTAA
- a CDS encoding sodium-dependent transporter: protein MEKKSQERERFSTGLAVFFATLSSAVGLGNIWKFPYLTGNYGGGAFLLIYFICIVLVALPVMISEMYIGRKTRKNPIGAIAAIKSRGPWKIIGYMGILSAFFILFFYSSVAGWVYSYIFKALSGTFANSSYKELDNIFNKTASSPVAPIIWQFVAIIVVASILVLGVKKGIERMTKVLMPVLLILIIICDIRALTLPGAMQGVAFIFKVDFSSITKEVILMALGLSFFKLSLGMGTIITYGSYFTSDNNMIATAGKVAVSDTIVSLLAGIAIFPAVFSFGMTPQQGPGLLFKTIPLVFSKVPFGGVLIVLFFVLSAIAATTAMLSMLEVVVTYFVEEKKVSRRKAVLLCSTIVLVIGTFVTMSQNGANPVSKIKPFGLSLFDFFDQASSNVLLPLGGLLIALFAGYVIDKKDMKTELSNYGELKNKKLIRIYTFLVRYITPVLLFIVFMSMIGVWG, encoded by the coding sequence ATGGAAAAAAAATCGCAGGAAAGAGAGAGATTTTCAACAGGATTAGCAGTTTTTTTCGCAACATTAAGTTCGGCCGTGGGTTTAGGCAATATTTGGAAATTTCCTTACCTTACAGGGAATTACGGTGGTGGAGCTTTTCTCCTGATATATTTTATATGTATTGTCTTAGTAGCGCTGCCTGTTATGATAAGTGAAATGTATATAGGAAGAAAAACCCGAAAAAACCCTATCGGTGCCATAGCTGCTATAAAGTCCAGAGGGCCGTGGAAAATAATAGGGTATATGGGTATATTGTCGGCTTTTTTTATTCTTTTTTTCTACAGCTCCGTAGCAGGCTGGGTTTATTCTTATATTTTCAAAGCCTTGTCAGGAACCTTTGCGAACAGCTCTTATAAAGAATTGGACAACATATTCAATAAAACCGCTTCTTCCCCCGTTGCCCCTATTATATGGCAGTTTGTCGCTATTATAGTAGTTGCATCAATTCTGGTACTGGGAGTAAAAAAAGGAATTGAGCGAATGACTAAAGTTTTGATGCCTGTGCTGTTGATTCTTATTATAATATGTGATATACGAGCACTTACATTGCCGGGCGCCATGCAAGGAGTAGCCTTCATTTTCAAGGTAGACTTTTCCAGTATTACAAAAGAAGTTATTTTAATGGCATTAGGCCTTTCTTTTTTCAAGCTTTCTTTGGGAATGGGAACTATTATCACCTACGGAAGTTACTTTACCTCTGACAACAATATGATTGCTACTGCCGGGAAAGTTGCCGTGTCGGACACAATAGTTTCACTTCTGGCAGGTATCGCTATTTTCCCTGCTGTTTTCTCCTTTGGTATGACTCCTCAGCAAGGCCCGGGACTGTTGTTTAAAACAATACCCTTGGTTTTTTCAAAAGTTCCCTTTGGTGGAGTTCTAATAGTTCTGTTCTTTGTACTGTCAGCCATTGCAGCAACAACCGCAATGCTGTCAATGCTTGAAGTTGTGGTTACTTACTTCGTGGAAGAAAAGAAAGTATCAAGAAGAAAAGCAGTATTGCTATGTTCCACCATAGTTCTTGTTATAGGAACATTTGTTACCATGTCTCAGAATGGTGCTAACCCAGTAAGTAAAATCAAACCCTTCGGTTTAAGCTTGTTTGATTTCTTTGATCAGGCTTCTTCAAATGTATTGTTACCCCTTGGCGGGCTACTCATCGCATTGTTCGCAGGTTATGTTATAGATAAAAAGGACATGAAAACAGAGCTTTCCAATTACGGGGAGTTGAAAAACAAGAAACTTATAAGGATTTATACCTTTTTGGTAAGGTATATTACACCTGTTCTGCTGTTTATCGTCTTTATGAGTATGATAGGAGTTTGGGGATAA